A genomic window from Lotus japonicus ecotype B-129 chromosome 1, LjGifu_v1.2 includes:
- the LOC130728233 gene encoding K(+) efflux antiporter 2, chloroplastic-like — translation MDMTCSLPQSRMIQGGVGRHISAGRFDSRGRGFGCAFLGNWRSGSRLHFSRMNKVSGVSACVSGGEGLNVKRGLSCKNNSLFTGSRVIWSKCQGSDSLAYVDGNGRNVDHVEGSGEGLGPGPVSSAELEATLEEEGQAGSEGGEFEIGVEELSVDELKELLQRALKELEVAQINSTMFEEKVKKISETAIFLHDEAARSWSEVNSTLDTIQEIANEEHTAKEAVQNATMALSVAEARLQVALDSLEVAKEVPDSEKGSDEGTGDKDMAEKGKSLFNAQEDIKQCQTHLANCEAELRRLQSRKEELQTEVSKLQEIAEKAQLNAVKAEEDVTNIMLLAEQAVAFELEATQRVNDAEIALERADKSVSNLNADTTESIQVQDVESVSEDEKVDQGFSSDATVERNGDLATDDESLLPKLSPETLSEKTSHLEDITQSDNLSDNENGVQTKKQETQKDLTRDSSPFAPKALLKKSSRFFSASFFSSTEDGAEFTPTSVFEALVLLAKKQLPKLVLGLLLMGAGVAFYANKAERNGLLLQQADVIMTSAEEVSSSAKPLVRQLQKLPKKIKKLIASLPHQEVNEEEASLFDMLWLLLASVIFVPIFQKLPGGSPVLGYLAAGILIGPYGLSIIRHVHATKAIAEFGVVFLLFNIGLELSVERLSSMKKYVFGLGSAQVLATAVAVGLVAHYICGTPGPAAIVIGNGLALSSTAVVLQVLQERGESTSRHGRATFSVLLFQDLAVVVLLILIPLISPNSSKGGVGFQAIAEALGMAGVKAAVAITAIIAGGRLLLRPIYKQVAENQNAEIFSANTLLVILGTSLLTARAGLSMALGAFLAGLLLAETEFSLQVESDIAPYRGLLLGLFFMTVGMSIDPKLLVSNFPVVTGTLGLLIFGKTLLVCLMGKIFGISLISAIRAGLLLAPGGEFAFVAFGEAVNQGIMSSQLSSLLFLVVGISMAITPWLAAGGQLIASRFEQHDVRSLLPVESETDDLQDHIIICGFGRVGQIIAQLLSERLIPFVALDVRGDRVAVGRALDLPVYFGDAGSREVLHKIGAERACAAAITLDTPGANYRTVWALSKYFPNVKTFVRAHDVDHGLNLEKAGATAVVPETLEPSLQLAAAVLAQAKLPTSEIAATINEFRCRHLAELTELCEASGSSLGYGYNRIMSKPKSQSPDSLDEAQVSEGTLAI, via the exons ATGGATATGACTTGTAGCTTGCCGCAGTCAAGAATGATACAAGGAGGTGTTGGGAGACACATATCAGCTGGCCGTTTCGATTCGAGAGGGAGGGGTTTTGGTTGTGCATTTCTCGGCAACTGGAGAAGTGGTTCGAGATTGCATTTTAGTAGGATGAATAAAGTTAGTGGTGTTTCTGCTTGTGTTTCTGGTGGTGAAGGTTTGAATGTGAAGAGAGGTTTATCTTGTAAGAATAATAGTCTTTTTACGGGGTCGAGAGTGATTTGGTCTAAGTGCCAGGGCAGTGATTCTTTAGCTTATGTTGATGGCAACGGCCGCAATGTTGATCATGTGGAAGGTTCTGGTGAGGGTTTAGGACCGGGACCCGTTTCTAGTGCTGAACTTGAAGCAACTTTGGAAGAGGAAGGGCAAGCTGGGAGCGAAGGTGGAGAGTTTGAAATAGGAGTAGAGGAACTAAGTGTGGATGAACTGAAAGAGCTATTGCAAAGAGCATTGAAGGAGCTAGAAGTTGCTCAAATAAATAGTACCATGTTTGAAGAGAAGGTTAAAAAGATATCAGAGACTGCTATATTTTTACATGATGAAGCAGCTCGTTCTTGGAGCGAGGTTAATTCCACTCTAGACACCATTCAAGAAATTGCAAATGAAGAACATACAGCTAAAGAAGCTGTCCAAAATGCAACAATGGCTCTTTCTGTAGCCGAGGCCAGGCTTCAAGTAGCCTTAGATTCTTTGGAGGTCGCAAAAGAAGTGCCGGATTCAGAAAAAGGTTCTGATGAGGGTACTGGGGACAAGGACATGGCGGAGAAGGGGAAATCACTTTTCAATGCTCAAGAAGATATCAAGCAATGCCAGACACATTTAGCCAATTGTGAGGCAGAGTTGCGACGTTTGCAAAGTAGGAAGGAGGAGCTGCAGACGGAAGTGAGCAAATTGCAAGAAATTGCTGAAAAGGCACAGCTGAATGCAGTAAAAGCCGAGGAGGATGTTACAAACATAATGCTTTTAGCAGAGCAAGCTGTTGCCTTTGAACTTGAGGCTACACAACGTGTAAATGATGCAGAGATTGCCTTAGAGCGAGCTGATAAGTCTGTCTCTAATTTGAATGCTGATACCACAGAATCTATACAAGTTCAGGATGTCGAGTCTGTTTCAGAGGATGAGAAAGTGGATCAAGGTTTTTCTAGTGATGCCACTGTTGAAAGAAACGGAGATTTGGCAACTGATGATGAATCTCTTCTTCCCAAGTTATCACCTGAAACACTGTCTGAAAAAACCAGCCATTTGGAAGATATAACACAGTCTGATAATTTAAGTGATAATGAGAATGGTGTTCAAACAAAAAAACAGGAAACACAAAAAGATTTGACTAGAGACAGTTCACCCTTTGCCCCCAAGGCATTATTGAAGAAGTCTTCTCGATTCTTTTCTGCATCGTTCTTCTCTTCTACTGAAGATGGGGCCGAGTTCACACCAACATCAGTTTTCGAGGCCCTTGTGTTATTGGCAAAGAAGCAGTTGCCCAAGCTGGTTCTTGGGTTATTGTTAATGGGAGCAGG GGTTGCCTTCTATGCCAATAAGGCAGAGAGGAATGGTCTGCTGCTTCAACAGGCAGATGTTATTATGACCAGTGCTGAAGAAGTTTCCTCTAGTGCAAAGCCTCTGGTTAGACAACTTCAGAAACTCCCCAAGAAAATTAAGAAACTCATTGCGTCATTACCTCATCAAGAG GTGAATGAGGAAGAAGCCTCCCTCTTTGACATGCTTTGGTTACTACTCGCAAGTGTTATATTTGTCCCAATTTTTCAAAAACTCCCTGGAG GTAGTCCTGTTCttggatacttggctgctggtATCTTGATTGGGCCTTATGGTCTCTCCATCATTCGTCACGTTCATGCAACAAAAGCAATAGCTGAATTTGGAGTTGTTTTCCTTCTATTCAATATCGGCCTGGAG CTCTCTGTTGAAAGACTAAGTTCGATGAAGAAATATGTTTTTGGATTAGGCTCCGCACAG GTTTTAGCCACTGCTGTAGCTGTTGGCTTGGTGGCTCATTATATTTGCGGCACACCTGGCCCTGCTGCTATTGTCATTGGGAATGGCCTGGCGTTATCATCTACTGCTGTTGTTCTTCAG GTGTTGCAGGAGCGAGGTGAGAGCACATCACGGCATGGACGAGCTACATTTTCTGTTTTACTTTTTCAG GATTTGGCTGTTGTGGTCTTGCTAATACTCATACCTCTTATTTCACCTAATTCTTCCAAAGGAGGG GTTGGCTTTCAAGCCATTGCTGAAGCTCTTGGAATGGCTGGTGTAAAGGCAGCAGTTGCTATCACTGCCATAATTGCAGGTGGACGATTG CTCCTCCGACCAATATACAAGCAAGTTGCAGAAAATCAAAATGCAGAAATATTTTCAGCCAATACGCTCCTTGTTATTCTTGGGACTAGTCTTCTTACAGCCAGG GCAGGACTTTCCATGGCATTGGGAGCATTTTTGGCTGGTTTACTACTGGCAGAAACTGAATTTTCCTTGCAAGTTGAATCTGATATTGCTCCATATCGTGGTCTTCTTTTGGGGCTGTTCTTTATGACG GTTGGAATGTCTATTGATCCAAAACTTCTTGTTTCAAACTTCCCAGTCGTCACTGGGACATTGGGACTCTTGATATTTGGCAAGACTCTCTTGGTTTGTTTGATGGGTAAAATCTTTGGGATTTCCCTCATTTCTGCCATAAGAGCTGGTCTTCTTCTTGCTCCTGGTGGAGAATTTGCTTTTGTGGCTTTCGGTGAAGCTGTTAATCAG GGCATAATGTCTAGTCAGCTGTCATCTTTGCTGTTTCTTGTCGTGGGCATTTCAATGGCCATCACACCATGGCTAGCTGCAGGAGGCCAGCTGATTGCTTCCCGTTTTGAGCAGCATGATGTTAGAAGTTTATTACCTGTAGAAAGTGAG ACCGATGATCTGCAAGATCATATCATTATTTGTGGATTTGGACGAGTTGGCCAG ATCATTGCACAACTTCTTTCCGAGCGACTTATTCCATTCGTTGCACTGGATGTGAGAGG TGATAGAGTGGCAGTTGGGCGAGCCCTGGATCTCCCTGTGTACTTTGGAGATGCCGGTAGTCGAGAG GTACTACACAAGATTGGGGCTGAAAGGGCATGTGCTGCAGCAATAACTCTAGATACGCCGGGAGCAAATTATAGAACAGTTTGGGCTCTTAGCAAGTACTTCCCTAATGTGAAGACTTTTGTTCGTGCCCATGACGTTGATCATGGATTGAATTTAGAAAAGGCTGGAGCTACTGCT GTTGTCCCAGAGACATTGGAACCCAGTCTTCAACTAGCAGCTGCCGTGCTTGCTCAG GCTAAACTCCCCACATCAGAGATTGCAGCAACTATAAATGAATTTAGATGCCGCCATCTAGCTGAGCTCACTGAG TTGTGTGAAGCAAGTGGAAGTTCTCTTGGTTATGGATATAATAGAATAATGAGCAAACCCAAATCCCAATCCCCAGATTCATTAGATGAGGCTCAAGTCTCTGAAGGGACATTGGCAATATGA